A single region of the Montipora capricornis isolate CH-2021 chromosome 13, ASM3666992v2, whole genome shotgun sequence genome encodes:
- the LOC138030973 gene encoding glutamic acid-rich protein-like isoform X6, translating into MKNSPVQIENNYFVNVHVYVFVYERRRAKSSSSKDKLDSPSSVSCVGEEGKLLVKVIKASGLCGKDKTGAISPYCIISTSNPLQRKRTSMVSDTDSPFWNEYFTFDITHKTKEIVIDIYNYEQTEKDANGHMDDNEFTEEQDDYLGQVIVPLSTVNRDQTCRLILPVLPKSSKSEHSKGDISLEFTFDKDGKVIDATLPVVSGLAQNGTERLSAQSSPTEEAPSVHTNAMNSGVLNGHVSTRKRYIESSLDELAMEIEAYEHGEEVTPKENGYHRDTHVTETYEEPEPQRESVSPPVSLTELEAEPSFETLRKDEDELEAIAELIKSTEEEVEEGKKEDEKEEETKETGDESKETHDEGQGVIEVKEKEDEVETAKEPEEKDEEPSLKAKHRRSFNLFKRRKVDKKAEETGVAEDEAQGIEKKEETVQGESEQERKEIGEDKKEEEKTEVGGEDNEQNAKEDEIPTESETKPKPRRTFKLFKKKQQAPIVEVETPEDVEKEELAVDGKDEKKESEEDEIKEDAKETEGVEDKAKEVKESAEQDGEFDRKPKARRSLNLFKKRPQSAVVAVEVETQEEATKESVAKEIEKDAEPKEGAEGDEDKTKECKETAEEGGEFDRKPKARRSFNLFKKRPLSAAAAAAVEVETQEEVKKEEPVEEKEMAKDSIEETKELETGNKKDGDVSPEKHEGDKELEKEEKESAEVVPEFDAKPKLRRSFNMFKRRPQSMAAADRKTNGESEHGTLSRNDPVRHSYHAGDLPVPETSNLRKSTSQSSLLSYSPNPHSTLVIETISKGQKKYSHIPPLMAKRGVYEKGNKLHIYNDHIFTAVHFTGGPPECAVCGKPIKGLVGKQGYQCRGCKMVTHRDCHYETTIMCSSDAVKHMEISRVHTEHVSST; encoded by the exons TCATAAAAGCAAGTGGTCTTTGTGGAAAAGATAAAACAG GAGCCATCAGTCCATACTGCATAATATCAACCAGTAATCCATTACAGCGCAAGAGAACCAGCATGGTCAGCGACACTGACAGCCCATTCTGGAATGAATATTTTACTTT TGACATCACCCATAAGACCAAAGAGATCGTGATAGATATCTACAACTACGAACAAACTGAGAAAG ATGCTAATGGTCACATGGATGATAATGAATTCACAGAAGAACAAG atgATTACCTTGGTCAAGTGATTGTTCCACTATCAACAGTGAATAGAGACCAGACTTGTAGGCTCATATTACCTGTGCTACCGAAATCATCTAAGAGTGAACACTCGAAAGGAGATATCAGCTTAGAG TTCACCTTTGATAAAGATGGAAAAGTTATTGACGCTACTCTGCCTGTTGTCAGTGGTTTGGCGCAAAATG GTACTGAAAGACTCAGTGCCCAAAGCAGCCCTACAGAAGAAGCACCATCTGTCCACACGAATGCAATGAACAGTGGTGTGTTGAACGGTCACGTGTCAACCCGTAAGCGCTACATTGAGTCTAGTCTGGATGAACTGGCGATGGAAATTGAAGCTTATGAACATGGTGAGGAAGTGACACCCAAAGAAAATGGTTACCATAGGGATACTCACGTGACGGAGACATACGAGGAGCCTGAACCACAAAGAGAATCAGTCTCCCCTCCTGTTTCTTTGACCGAGCTAGAAGCCGAACCATCATTTGAAACGCTCCGGAAAGATGAGGATGAATTAGAGGCTATCGCAGAGCTTATAAAGTCAACTGAAGAG GAGGTAgaggagggaaaaaaagaagacGAAAAGGAAGAGGAGACAAAAGAAACAGGGGATGAAAGCAAAGAAACGCATGACGAAGGACAGGGAGTGATAGAAGTGAAAGAGAAGGAAGACGAGGTTGAAACAGCGAAGGAACCGGAGGAGAAAGATGAAGAACCAAGCTTAAAGGCCAAACATCGAAGGTCATTTAACTTGTTTAAGAGGAGAAAGGTAGACAAGAAGGCAGAAGAAACAGGAGTGGCAGAAGATGAAGCTCAAGGGATTGAAAAGAAGGAGGAAACAGTTCAAGGTGAAAGTGAACAAGAAAGGAAGGAAATTGGAGAAGATAagaaggaagaagagaaaacagAGGTTGGGGGTGAGGATAATGAGCAGAATGCAAAGGAAGATGAAATTCCCACCGAATCGGAGACTAAACCCAAGCCGAGAAGGACttttaaattgtttaaaaagaaacaacagGCTCCGATTGTAGAAGTTGAAACTCCAGAGGATGTTGAAAAAGAGGAACTAGcagttgatggtaaagacgaaaaaaaggaaagtgaagAAGATGAAATAAAAGAAGATGCGAAAGAGACAGAAGGAGTCGAGGACAAAGCGAAGGAAGTTAAAGAAAGTGCGGAGCAAGATGGAGAATTTGACCGGAAACCGAAAGCGCGAAGGTCTTTGAACTTGTTTAAAAAGAGACCACAGAGTGCGGTTGTAGCTGTGGAAGTCGAAACGCAAGAAGAggcaacaaaagaaagcgtggcgaaagaaatcgaaaaagaTGCAGAACCAAAGGAGGGGGCAGAGGGTGATGAagataaaacaaaggaatgtaAGGAAACTGCAGAGGAAGGTGGAGAGTTCGACAGAAAACCAAAGGCACGAAGGTCCTTTAACTTGTTCAAAAAGAGACCGCTGAGTGCGGCGGCGGCGGCAGCTGTAGAAGTTGAAACACAAGAAGAAGTGAAAAAGGAGGAACCTGTTGAAGAGAAAGAGATGGCAAAGGATAGCATAGAAGAAACTAAAGAATTGGAAACCGGAAACAAAAAGGATGGAGATGTTAGTCCAGAGAAGCATGAAGGCGACAAGGAACTGGAgaaggaagaaaaggaaagtgCGGAGGTTGTCCCAGAGTTTGACGCGAAACCCAAGTTACGTCGATCGTTCAACATGTTTAAAAGGAGGCCACAGAGCATGGCTGCGGCCGATAGGAAAACCAATGGCGAATCGGAACATGGAACTCTATCAAGAAATGACCCAGTTCGGCATTCATACCATGCAGGAGATCTGCCTGTACCCGAAACATCCAATCTAC GTAAATCCACCAGTCAGTCGTCTCTTCTTAGTTACTCTCCTAATCCTCACTCTACCCTGGTTATAGAAACTATTAGTAAAGGACAAAAGAA ATATTCACATATTCCTCCACTGATGGCGAAAAGAGGAGTTTACGAGAAAGGCAACAAGCTTCACATCTACAATGACCACATCTTTACAGCAGTTCACTTCACCGGCGG TCCTCCAGAATGTGCTGTGTGTGGCAAGCCAATAAAGGGATTGGTTGGAAAACAAGGCTACCAATGCAGAG GGTGTAAAATGGTGACACACAGAGACTGTCATTACGAGACCACAATCATGTGCTCGAGTGATGCTGTTAAGCACATGGAAAT TTCCAGAGTCCACACCGAGCACGTGTCCAGCACCTGA